The Acidobacteriota bacterium genome has a segment encoding these proteins:
- a CDS encoding S8 family serine peptidase → MTKRALLAAGGIFAVCALPVCGGDVPEKPGEYGLRLAAPTIVAPSGKRVERDDGPGREKRAQVNAEEIWFANRYSLRPADGVDPEARLPLRGVYVAQFRGPILKEWREALEASGARVLDYVQNYAYIIEVPEASSSDVAALAQSGLLRYLGPYPAEARIAWGLQQAAKSRPAGEDIEITARFFDVPSKAQKEAVSDILAVAKWEDDPVMPFARGSVKPGQLRRIAGLPFVKWVEEYVPGEPHNIEGSMSGGADRVVGWGTYDGTGIRVAVDDSGITRTGTKAECGVAGAAYHPDLGSGRIADQWDFENNDSNACDDDGHGTHTAGSIGGDGTNTSDWTGIAPGVTFLIYKDCCDNKGFGFGNFTDVLTQAALNDANVVANSWGGGNNDYNWASEAADNAVRGNWPGSDASPQYMNVTVSSGNDNDLCSRPGTGKNVIAVGAMRDGNWPYEGNDWCWCTNNGNCGAKGCTPSPSCGPDNYWPPTGRICFSNYGPVDTDGDGNYRIKPDVVAPGTRITSTAAVHMESPADLIDGFYVAYDGTSMSQPMAAGTVALMLDAYPGLEDWPERLKARLLATAVDLGNTDFYGHGMVDALHAVYDSSSLDTALWAGSTITLTGEEDDHIFTVSAGFAEVRVYLTWSDPATTTTEVVNDLNLRVYDDTAALVGSSLSLDDTVEYVRLTSGAAGSWRANVRGENVPQPDQKYGIIAVVVLNAPSRSLSASASAACLQPGQTFTISTTHSNTGYSVVGSQIQLDMPDNPLLFPLLDVDMTTGDAGRGHTFLESELWRDVPSNSYYLATGIVNQDVPRSATWNLQVDSGTADGTYDFYVYATAARESTISETVTVTVDGTEPGAVTDLDSTSHTLDTCSSDMSVTMTWTAALDGTGCGIDGYGIWWSVSAHGLPSAVKDIEEVTTYTETLAPSVSPYYFNIRSVDNAGNWASGYAWWGPFYLNVAPTAAITETCGNPNSVLDADPTGGTPPYTYLWSTGATTETISAPCGTGPYTVTVTGALGCSDTSAPVNTCPCNGGPLPEPDPVTAGDAKGNTWMVGNHDPATTQYYVYYNPLTSFGQALADDRYDNGATVANDCIAGWIDNLDGTATVTPTVGLDNSWLLVTAATGSPGSESTVGVDSAATERNTVGTWAPMCGP, encoded by the coding sequence ATGACAAAAAGAGCGCTTCTCGCGGCGGGAGGCATTTTCGCCGTATGCGCTTTGCCCGTCTGCGGCGGCGATGTCCCGGAAAAACCCGGCGAGTACGGCCTGCGCCTCGCGGCGCCCACCATCGTTGCTCCCTCGGGCAAGCGCGTGGAAAGGGACGACGGGCCCGGGCGGGAAAAGCGGGCGCAAGTCAACGCCGAAGAAATTTGGTTCGCAAACCGATACTCCCTGCGGCCCGCGGACGGCGTCGATCCCGAGGCGCGCCTTCCCCTGCGCGGCGTCTACGTCGCGCAGTTTCGCGGCCCCATCCTGAAGGAATGGCGCGAGGCGCTCGAGGCCTCCGGCGCGCGCGTCCTTGACTACGTCCAAAACTACGCGTACATCATCGAGGTTCCGGAGGCGTCTTCCAGCGACGTCGCGGCGCTTGCCCAAAGCGGACTCCTGCGCTACCTCGGGCCGTACCCCGCTGAGGCCAGGATCGCCTGGGGGTTGCAGCAGGCGGCAAAATCGCGCCCGGCGGGGGAAGACATCGAGATCACGGCGCGCTTTTTCGACGTTCCCTCGAAAGCGCAGAAGGAGGCGGTTTCGGACATCCTGGCGGTCGCCAAGTGGGAGGACGATCCCGTGATGCCGTTCGCGAGGGGCTCGGTCAAGCCGGGCCAGCTTCGGCGGATTGCTGGGCTTCCGTTCGTCAAGTGGGTGGAGGAGTACGTTCCCGGCGAGCCCCATAACATCGAGGGCTCGATGAGCGGAGGCGCCGACCGGGTGGTGGGATGGGGCACCTACGACGGCACGGGTATTCGCGTGGCCGTGGACGATTCGGGAATCACGCGGACGGGCACTAAGGCGGAGTGCGGTGTGGCGGGAGCGGCCTATCATCCCGACCTCGGCTCGGGCCGCATCGCGGACCAATGGGACTTCGAAAATAATGACTCGAACGCCTGCGACGACGACGGCCACGGCACGCACACCGCGGGAAGCATCGGCGGCGACGGCACGAACACGAGCGACTGGACGGGGATTGCTCCCGGCGTGACTTTTTTGATTTACAAGGACTGTTGCGACAATAAGGGTTTCGGCTTTGGAAACTTCACTGATGTCCTGACCCAAGCGGCCCTGAACGACGCGAACGTCGTGGCGAACAGCTGGGGCGGCGGGAACAACGACTACAACTGGGCAAGCGAAGCGGCCGACAACGCCGTGCGCGGCAACTGGCCCGGAAGCGACGCCAGTCCCCAGTATATGAACGTCACGGTTTCTTCCGGAAACGACAACGACCTGTGCTCCCGCCCCGGCACGGGCAAGAACGTCATCGCCGTGGGCGCGATGCGCGACGGCAACTGGCCCTACGAGGGGAACGACTGGTGCTGGTGCACGAACAACGGAAACTGCGGGGCCAAGGGCTGCACTCCCAGTCCGAGTTGCGGGCCGGACAATTACTGGCCGCCCACGGGCCGCATCTGCTTCTCGAACTACGGGCCCGTGGACACGGACGGCGACGGCAATTACCGCATCAAGCCCGACGTCGTGGCCCCGGGTACACGCATCACGTCAACGGCGGCAGTACATATGGAAAGTCCCGCCGACCTTATCGATGGCTTTTATGTCGCCTATGACGGCACCAGCATGTCACAGCCCATGGCGGCGGGCACCGTGGCGCTCATGCTGGACGCGTATCCCGGCCTTGAGGACTGGCCCGAACGCCTCAAGGCGCGCCTCCTCGCCACGGCGGTGGACCTGGGAAACACGGATTTCTACGGGCACGGTATGGTGGACGCCCTCCACGCCGTCTACGATTCCTCGAGTCTCGACACGGCCCTTTGGGCGGGAAGCACCATCACCCTCACTGGCGAGGAGGACGACCACATCTTCACCGTATCCGCGGGCTTCGCGGAGGTGCGCGTCTACCTCACCTGGAGCGACCCGGCGACGACCACCACCGAGGTGGTGAACGACCTCAATCTGAGGGTCTACGATGACACCGCCGCGCTCGTGGGGTCCTCACTAAGCCTTGACGACACCGTCGAGTACGTGCGCCTGACAAGCGGCGCGGCCGGCTCATGGCGCGCCAACGTGCGGGGGGAGAACGTGCCGCAGCCGGACCAGAAATACGGCATCATCGCCGTCGTCGTTCTCAACGCCCCCTCGCGCTCCCTGAGCGCCTCGGCGAGCGCCGCCTGCCTCCAGCCCGGCCAGACGTTCACGATCAGCACCACGCACTCGAACACGGGGTACTCCGTTGTGGGCTCCCAGATCCAATTGGATATGCCCGACAACCCGTTGCTTTTCCCGCTCCTGGACGTGGACATGACGACCGGGGACGCCGGCCGCGGCCACACCTTCCTGGAGAGCGAGCTCTGGCGCGACGTGCCGTCGAACAGCTACTATCTTGCGACGGGAATCGTCAACCAGGACGTCCCGCGCAGCGCGACGTGGAACCTTCAGGTTGACTCCGGAACAGCCGACGGAACGTACGACTTCTACGTCTACGCGACCGCAGCCAGAGAATCCACCATCAGCGAAACCGTCACGGTCACGGTGGACGGCACCGAGCCGGGAGCCGTGACCGACCTCGACAGCACTTCTCACACTCTCGATACGTGCTCAAGCGACATGTCCGTCACGATGACGTGGACGGCGGCCCTGGACGGCACAGGCTGCGGCATAGACGGCTACGGCATCTGGTGGAGTGTGAGCGCACACGGCTTGCCCTCGGCGGTCAAGGACATCGAGGAGGTCACGACCTACACCGAGACGCTTGCGCCATCCGTGAGCCCCTATTATTTCAACATCCGCTCGGTGGACAACGCCGGCAACTGGGCCTCCGGCTACGCCTGGTGGGGGCCGTTCTATCTCAACGTCGCCCCGACGGCGGCGATTACGGAGACGTGCGGGAATCCGAACTCGGTGCTGGACGCCGACCCGACGGGCGGGACGCCTCCGTATACGTACCTGTGGAGCACGGGAGCGACGACGGAGACGATTTCCGCGCCGTGCGGTACGGGGCCGTACACGGTGACGGTGACGGGGGCGCTCGGGTGCTCGGACACGTCGGCGCCGGTGAACACGTGCCCCTGCAACGGCGGGCCCCTGCCCGAGCCTGATCCGGTGACGGCGGGTGATGCGAAGGGGAACACATGGATGGTTGGAAACCATGATCCGGCGACGACGCAGTATTACGTGTACTACAACCCGCTGACTTCCTTCGGACAGGCGTTGGCGGACGACAGGTACGATAACGGTGCGACGGTGGCAAACGACTGTATAGCGGGCTGGATAGACAACCTTGACGGGACGGCGACCGTAACCCCGACGGTGGGATTGGACAACAGCTGGCTGTTGGTGACGGCGGCGACCGGTTCTCCGGGAAGCGAGTCGACGGTGGGAGTGGACAGCGCGGCGACGGAGCGGAACACGGTCGGGACGTGGGCGCCGATGTGCGGGCCGTAG
- the scpB gene encoding SMC-Scp complex subunit ScpB, whose protein sequence is MQHTEAEDTARNIEEAFPEGEDAALSEELSALRASLEALLFVTPEPLSLEALCEALGHSDRGRVFQALCELRAACERDGRGLRVEEVAGGHRLVTKPACDAPIRKLLESQSARRLSRAALETLAIVAYRQPVTTPEIEAVRGVDTLGVLKSLLDRRLVRMAGRKNIVGRPILWKTSREFLEHFGLKNLKELPRIEEFEGLFPQQEEEKLSPLFGSGEEDAERE, encoded by the coding sequence ATGCAGCACACTGAAGCCGAAGACACCGCGCGGAATATCGAGGAAGCTTTTCCCGAAGGGGAGGACGCGGCGTTGAGCGAGGAGCTCTCCGCGCTCCGCGCCTCGCTCGAGGCGCTCCTCTTCGTCACGCCCGAGCCGCTCTCGCTCGAGGCCCTGTGCGAGGCGCTCGGGCACTCCGACCGGGGCCGCGTCTTCCAGGCGCTGTGCGAGCTCCGGGCGGCCTGCGAGCGCGACGGGCGCGGCCTGCGCGTCGAGGAGGTCGCCGGGGGCCACCGCCTCGTGACCAAGCCTGCCTGCGACGCGCCCATAAGGAAGCTTCTCGAGTCGCAGAGCGCGCGGCGCCTCTCGCGCGCGGCCCTCGAGACGCTCGCCATCGTCGCCTATCGCCAGCCCGTCACGACGCCCGAGATCGAGGCGGTCCGCGGCGTCGACACGCTCGGCGTCCTGAAGTCGCTTCTCGACCGCCGCCTCGTGCGCATGGCGGGCCGCAAGAACATCGTCGGGCGCCCCATTCTCTGGAAGACCTCGCGCGAGTTTCTGGAGCACTTCGGCCTCAAGAACCTGAAGGAGCTCCCGCGCATCGAGGAGTTCGAGGGCCTCTTCCCGCAGCAGGAGGAGGAAAAGCTCTCGCCGCTTTTCGGAAGCGGCGAGGAGGACGCGGAGCGGGAGTAG
- a CDS encoding type IV pilus twitching motility protein PilT, which produces MDFNAFVVSLLKVAPDAISDLHFKVGGPPLLRINNNIRPAKFRPFAAEDTERIASVFLTKAQRENMGSVRELDTAYTLPDGQRFRVNLFRQRGTFSIVMRVIAKTIPTVESLGLPPVLKDIAAEPRGLVMVTGITGSGKSSTLAAMVNHINHTRRAHILTIEDPIEYVHEDKLSSINQREVGVDTESFAEALRKGLRQDPDVIMVGEMRDLETVDIALKAAETGHLVMSTLHTVDAAKTIGRIINVFPPEQHQEVRHQIAANAKGIISQRLISTKDGKKRVPAMEIMRSTATIRNCITDHTKTALIRDVIEKGREVYHMQSFDQHLAELFQEGVITREVAVENSANPADFERALQFE; this is translated from the coding sequence ATGGATTTCAACGCTTTCGTGGTCTCCCTCCTCAAGGTCGCGCCGGACGCCATCTCGGACCTCCACTTCAAGGTCGGAGGCCCTCCGCTTCTTCGCATCAACAACAACATCCGGCCCGCGAAGTTCCGCCCCTTCGCGGCGGAGGACACCGAGCGAATCGCGTCGGTGTTCCTCACGAAGGCGCAGCGCGAGAACATGGGCTCTGTCAGGGAGCTCGACACGGCCTACACGCTTCCGGACGGCCAGAGGTTCCGCGTGAACCTCTTCCGCCAGCGGGGGACGTTCTCCATCGTCATGCGCGTCATCGCAAAAACGATTCCCACGGTGGAATCCCTGGGGCTTCCCCCTGTCCTGAAGGACATCGCGGCCGAGCCGCGCGGGCTGGTCATGGTCACCGGCATAACGGGAAGCGGAAAGTCCTCGACCCTCGCCGCCATGGTCAACCACATCAACCACACGCGCCGCGCGCACATCCTGACCATCGAGGACCCCATCGAGTACGTGCACGAGGACAAGCTCTCGTCCATCAACCAGCGCGAGGTGGGCGTGGACACCGAGTCGTTCGCCGAGGCGCTCAGAAAGGGGCTGCGCCAGGACCCCGACGTCATCATGGTGGGCGAGATGCGGGACCTGGAGACCGTGGACATCGCCCTCAAGGCCGCCGAGACGGGCCACCTGGTCATGAGCACGCTCCACACCGTGGACGCCGCCAAGACGATCGGCCGCATCATCAACGTGTTCCCCCCGGAGCAGCACCAGGAAGTGCGCCACCAGATCGCGGCCAACGCCAAGGGCATCATCTCGCAGCGCCTCATCTCCACGAAGGACGGCAAGAAGCGCGTGCCGGCCATGGAGATCATGCGCTCGACGGCGACCATCCGGAACTGCATCACGGATCATACGAAGACGGCACTCATCAGGGACGTGATCGAGAAGGGCCGCGAGGTCTACCACATGCAGTCCTTCGACCAGCACCTCGCGGAGCTTTTCCAGGAGGGCGTCATCACGCGGGAGGTGGCCGTCGAAAACTCCGCTAACCCGGCCGACTTCGAGCGCGCGCTCCAGTTCGAGTAG
- a CDS encoding cyclic nucleotide-binding domain-containing protein, with protein MEHGEFLKEIKVFAGLSDEELAEVSRSVEERTVPTGEVIVEEGTPGDSLYLIKRGRVRVEKRRSGTEVKLAELGPKMFFGEMSLIDDAPHSARIVAEEECEILTINRLDLDIILNWNTALGMRLWRTVAQVLAERLRSTNEKIFERMLTADSTQKFRMFGELIKPE; from the coding sequence ATGGAGCACGGCGAATTTTTAAAAGAGATCAAGGTGTTCGCGGGGCTTTCGGACGAGGAACTCGCGGAGGTCAGCCGCTCCGTCGAGGAAAGGACGGTGCCGACGGGGGAGGTCATAGTGGAGGAGGGGACGCCCGGCGATTCGCTCTATCTCATCAAGCGCGGCCGCGTGCGCGTCGAGAAGCGCCGGAGCGGCACGGAGGTGAAGCTCGCCGAGCTGGGCCCCAAGATGTTCTTCGGGGAGATGTCGCTCATCGACGACGCGCCGCATTCCGCCCGCATCGTCGCGGAAGAGGAGTGCGAGATCCTCACCATCAACCGCCTCGACCTCGACATCATCCTGAACTGGAACACGGCGCTCGGGATGCGGCTCTGGCGGACGGTGGCGCAGGTCCTCGCGGAGCGCCTCCGCAGCACGAACGAAAAGATTTTCGAGCGCATGCTCACGGCCGACAGCACGCAAAAGTTCCGCATGTTCGGCGAGCTGATCAAGCCGGAGTAA
- a CDS encoding segregation/condensation protein A, whose translation MTPALVPRQAERHVLHLPVFEGPLDLLLYLIRKQELDITDIPIAEIAEQYSAYLRAMEELSLEIASEYIVMLATLIHIKSRMILPRLPLEEEDVVEDPRQELVERLLEYERYKKAAGALRRREEESLKTHVRSDRVLERYPFEAGVEATAWDLALAFQEVLSRRKERGVAAVEGEEHRVEDKAQAILFMLREQSPIAFRKIFEKARSLVELLVYFLALLELMRQKKIRAQQGEIFGEILLYSFEQGDMADAAH comes from the coding sequence ATGACCCCGGCGCTCGTCCCCCGCCAGGCCGAGCGCCACGTCCTGCACCTTCCGGTGTTCGAGGGGCCGCTCGACCTCCTGCTGTACCTCATCCGCAAGCAGGAGCTCGACATCACCGACATCCCCATCGCCGAGATCGCCGAGCAGTACTCCGCCTACCTCCGCGCGATGGAGGAGCTGAGCCTCGAGATCGCCTCCGAGTACATCGTCATGCTCGCTACGCTCATTCACATCAAGTCGCGGATGATCCTTCCGCGCCTTCCGCTCGAGGAGGAGGACGTCGTCGAGGACCCGCGGCAGGAGCTCGTGGAGCGCCTCCTCGAATACGAGCGCTACAAGAAGGCGGCCGGCGCGCTGCGCCGCCGCGAGGAGGAATCTCTGAAAACGCACGTGCGCTCCGACCGCGTCCTCGAGCGCTACCCCTTCGAGGCGGGCGTCGAGGCCACGGCGTGGGACCTGGCGCTTGCGTTCCAGGAGGTGCTTTCCCGGCGCAAGGAGCGCGGCGTGGCCGCCGTCGAGGGCGAGGAGCACCGCGTAGAGGACAAGGCGCAGGCCATACTTTTCATGCTCCGCGAGCAGAGCCCGATAGCGTTCCGGAAAATTTTCGAGAAGGCCCGCTCGCTCGTCGAGTTGCTGGTATACTTCCTGGCGCTCCTCGAGCTGATGCGCCAAAAAAAGATTCGCGCGCAGCAGGGAGAAATTTTCGGAGAAATTCTGTTATACTCTTTCGAACAAGGAGACATGGCCGATGCAGCACACTGA
- a CDS encoding prolipoprotein diacylglyceryl transferase yields the protein MHPKLLEIGGFFLPTYGVLLVLAYLLALRVSVKLAEKDGINGQKIFDMGLWMLIAALAGAKLFSVFVDWEYYMEYPRELVGLLRLGGVFYGGFLCAALAGIWYIHRHALPFWRVADIFAVALPLGQAVGRVGCLAAGCCYGKPAAWGFSITFRDAFAHRYIGVPMNIPLYPTQIYLSVTDLLVFAVMCLLFGRRTYAGRVFGWFLVVSSVFRFALEYLRGDPRGTFMSTALSTSQGVSLILALLGAALLLYLRKAHRHASRKAPA from the coding sequence ATGCACCCGAAGCTTCTTGAGATCGGCGGCTTTTTTCTTCCCACCTACGGTGTCCTGCTCGTGCTTGCCTATCTGCTGGCGCTGAGGGTCAGCGTCAAGTTGGCGGAAAAGGACGGCATCAACGGCCAGAAAATCTTCGACATGGGACTCTGGATGCTCATTGCGGCCCTGGCGGGCGCAAAACTCTTCTCCGTCTTCGTCGACTGGGAGTACTACATGGAATATCCGCGTGAGCTCGTGGGGCTGCTTCGCCTCGGGGGCGTGTTCTACGGGGGGTTTTTATGCGCCGCCTTGGCGGGGATTTGGTACATCCACCGCCACGCACTCCCGTTTTGGCGCGTTGCGGACATCTTCGCCGTAGCGCTCCCCCTGGGGCAAGCGGTGGGGCGCGTCGGATGCCTCGCCGCGGGCTGCTGCTACGGAAAGCCCGCCGCGTGGGGTTTTTCCATCACCTTCCGCGACGCGTTCGCCCACCGCTACATCGGGGTCCCCATGAACATTCCCCTCTATCCCACGCAAATCTACCTCTCGGTCACGGACCTTCTGGTCTTCGCCGTGATGTGCCTCCTCTTCGGCCGCCGCACCTATGCGGGTCGGGTTTTCGGGTGGTTTCTCGTCGTCTCCTCGGTGTTTCGCTTCGCGCTCGAGTATCTGCGCGGCGACCCGCGCGGCACGTTCATGAGCACGGCGCTTTCCACATCGCAGGGGGTGAGCTTGATTTTGGCTTTGCTCGGTGCCGCCCTTCTTCTGTACTTGAGGAAGGCGCATCGGCACGCCTCCCGAAAGGCACCGGCCTGA
- a CDS encoding site-2 protease family protein, which translates to MSLALGFLIYLVLLFSLSVHECAHAWTAYRLGDPTARYLGRVTLNPIPHIDVVGTVIFPLFMIFGGVPLFGWAKPVPVNPYNLHNPRRDHMWVAAAGPLSNFALCLVGILLYRIFFVETSLGGGSRLLHDFLLYGAILNAVLGTFNLIPIPPLDGGGVIERFLSPAMAQKFEMIKPFGMLILFAFLLLGLLHLIIMPIQALVLFLMTVPL; encoded by the coding sequence ATGTCGCTGGCGCTCGGTTTTCTCATTTACCTCGTGCTTCTTTTTTCCCTCTCCGTGCACGAGTGCGCGCACGCATGGACGGCCTACCGCCTCGGCGACCCGACGGCGCGCTACCTCGGGCGGGTCACGCTCAATCCCATCCCGCACATCGACGTCGTCGGAACGGTAATTTTTCCGCTTTTTATGATTTTCGGCGGCGTTCCTCTCTTCGGGTGGGCGAAGCCCGTGCCCGTCAATCCCTACAACCTCCATAATCCCCGGCGCGACCACATGTGGGTCGCCGCGGCCGGGCCGCTCAGCAACTTCGCGCTCTGCCTCGTCGGGATTCTCCTGTACCGCATTTTTTTCGTCGAGACCTCGCTCGGAGGCGGCTCCCGTCTCCTGCATGACTTCCTCCTTTACGGCGCAATCCTGAACGCCGTGCTCGGCACGTTCAATCTCATTCCCATCCCACCGCTCGACGGGGGCGGGGTGATCGAGCGATTCCTGTCGCCTGCCATGGCTCAAAAGTTCGAGATGATCAAACCCTTCGGCATGCTTATCCTGTTCGCTTTCCTGCTGCTCGGCCTGCTTCATCTCATCATCATGCCCATCCAGGCCCTGGTGCTTTTCCTCATGACGGTGCCGCTATGA
- the trpS gene encoding tryptophan--tRNA ligase — MSRATTARKGKRRVLSGLRPTGFTHIGHIVGALENWVRLQDDYECFYTIVDWHALTTEYQKPDAIRASVLELFAEWLAVGVDPERSVVFVQSHVPQHAELYLAFAMVTPVPWLERVPTYKEQQQELAGRDLSTYGFLGYPVLQTADIALYKADVVPVGEDQIPHLELSREMVRRFNHLFGKVFPEPEPKITKTPRLPGTDGRKMSKSYGNSVNLQDDGATLREKILTMKTDPARMRRGDPGNPDVCPVYDFHKAFSKPDELELVNRECRTAGIGCVDCKKIMLGNLEPRLAPMRERRGQFIKDKDTLRDVLRRGAERAREEAERTMQEVRDAMGLVKP; from the coding sequence ATGAGCCGGGCAACCACCGCCCGCAAGGGAAAGCGCCGCGTTCTCTCGGGGCTGCGCCCGACGGGGTTCACGCACATCGGGCACATCGTGGGCGCGCTCGAGAACTGGGTGCGCCTCCAGGACGACTACGAGTGCTTCTACACGATCGTGGACTGGCACGCCCTCACGACCGAGTACCAGAAGCCCGACGCCATCCGCGCGAGCGTCCTCGAGCTTTTCGCCGAGTGGCTCGCCGTGGGCGTCGACCCCGAGCGGAGCGTCGTCTTCGTGCAATCGCACGTGCCGCAGCACGCGGAGCTCTACCTGGCGTTCGCCATGGTGACGCCCGTGCCCTGGCTCGAGCGCGTGCCCACCTACAAGGAGCAGCAGCAGGAGCTCGCCGGGCGCGACCTCTCGACCTACGGCTTCCTCGGTTATCCCGTGCTCCAGACGGCCGACATCGCCCTCTACAAGGCCGACGTCGTGCCCGTGGGCGAGGACCAGATTCCCCACCTCGAGCTCTCGCGGGAGATGGTGCGGCGCTTCAACCACCTGTTCGGAAAAGTCTTTCCGGAGCCCGAGCCCAAGATCACGAAGACGCCGCGCCTTCCGGGAACCGACGGGCGCAAGATGAGCAAGTCCTACGGCAACTCCGTCAATCTCCAGGACGACGGGGCGACGCTGCGCGAAAAAATTCTCACGATGAAGACCGACCCGGCGCGCATGCGCCGCGGCGATCCCGGCAACCCCGACGTGTGTCCCGTCTACGACTTCCACAAGGCGTTCTCCAAGCCGGACGAGCTCGAACTCGTAAACCGCGAGTGCCGCACGGCCGGCATCGGCTGCGTGGACTGCAAAAAAATCATGCTCGGAAACCTCGAGCCCCGCCTGGCGCCGATGCGCGAGCGGCGCGGGCAATTCATTAAAGACAAGGACACGCTGCGGGACGTCCTCCGCAGGGGCGCCGAGCGCGCCCGCGAGGAGGCCGAGCGCACGATGCAGGAGGTGCGCGACGCCATGGGGCTGGTGAAGCCATGA
- the rpoN gene encoding RNA polymerase factor sigma-54 translates to MIPIYMCGNQVEERIAPEAEFPRFLWYPGITRVYAVALETKLHLTLGQRLVMTPALQQAIALLQKNRADLIETIREEMEENPALDAEESGAILPREGAGQEQPGGDGEAQTEGGGEAPTEVSDFEAYFRSRLSDFEPPHAREDMDTPPAYEEFLRAETTLADHLMWQLNVNASTPRLRELGAFIIGHLNEEGYLAVPFEEVAALAGVVGEEEQREIEEALRLVQSMDPAGVGARSLEECLLLQIEALGLKATLVEVLVREHLPEVEAQRWEDIAGARNVSKEEVLEAYDSLRHLHPKPGLQFSSSRSVTVVPDAYVRKVKGGYEITLNDEGLPKLRVNPAYERMLAGKAGEDVQGFLREKMRRAEWLIRSIYQRQRTIQRVVESIVRRQRDFLEHGPAFLKPLTLRDTAEDVGLHPSTVSRVVQGKYVQTPRGLFDLRFFFHAPLSSNGGEAFSSVQVKEAIRKIVEKEEAEKTLSDARLTERLEELGFHVARRTVAKYRDQMGMSSSSQRRRKNLQAGATRSTARPTHGNR, encoded by the coding sequence ATGATTCCAATCTACATGTGCGGAAACCAAGTTGAGGAAAGAATCGCGCCCGAGGCGGAATTTCCCCGCTTCTTGTGGTATCCTGGAATTACGAGGGTATACGCTGTGGCTTTGGAAACGAAACTTCACCTCACCCTGGGTCAGCGTCTCGTGATGACGCCCGCTCTCCAGCAGGCCATTGCGCTTCTCCAGAAGAACCGCGCCGACCTGATCGAGACCATCCGCGAGGAGATGGAAGAGAATCCGGCGCTGGACGCCGAGGAAAGCGGCGCGATTCTGCCGCGGGAGGGCGCCGGCCAAGAGCAACCCGGAGGCGACGGTGAGGCCCAAACCGAAGGCGGCGGCGAGGCCCCGACCGAAGTCTCGGACTTCGAGGCCTACTTCCGCTCCCGACTCTCCGATTTCGAGCCGCCGCACGCCCGGGAGGACATGGACACGCCGCCCGCCTACGAAGAATTTCTGCGCGCTGAAACCACCCTCGCCGACCATCTGATGTGGCAGCTCAACGTGAACGCCTCGACGCCCCGCCTCCGCGAGCTGGGGGCGTTCATCATCGGCCACCTCAACGAGGAAGGCTACCTCGCGGTGCCGTTCGAGGAGGTTGCGGCGCTCGCGGGCGTCGTGGGCGAGGAGGAGCAGCGGGAGATCGAGGAGGCGCTCCGCCTGGTGCAGTCCATGGACCCGGCCGGCGTCGGCGCGCGCAGCCTGGAGGAATGCCTGCTCCTCCAGATTGAGGCGCTCGGCCTCAAGGCCACGCTGGTCGAGGTGCTGGTGCGTGAGCACTTGCCCGAGGTTGAGGCCCAGCGATGGGAAGACATCGCTGGCGCCCGGAACGTTTCCAAGGAGGAAGTGCTCGAGGCCTACGACTCGCTGCGCCACCTCCATCCCAAGCCCGGCCTTCAGTTCAGCTCCTCGCGCAGCGTCACCGTCGTCCCCGACGCCTACGTCCGCAAGGTGAAGGGGGGGTACGAAATTACGCTCAACGACGAGGGGCTCCCCAAGCTGCGCGTCAACCCGGCCTACGAGCGCATGCTCGCGGGCAAGGCGGGGGAGGACGTGCAGGGGTTCCTGCGGGAGAAGATGCGGCGCGCCGAGTGGCTCATCCGAAGCATCTACCAGCGTCAGCGAACCATCCAGCGGGTGGTCGAGAGCATCGTGCGCCGCCAGCGCGATTTCCTCGAGCACGGCCCGGCGTTTCTCAAGCCCCTCACGCTCCGCGACACCGCCGAGGACGTGGGCCTTCATCCCTCCACGGTGAGCCGCGTCGTCCAGGGAAAATACGTCCAGACGCCGCGGGGGCTTTTCGACCTGCGCTTCTTTTTCCACGCGCCGCTTTCCTCGAACGGCGGGGAGGCGTTCTCCTCCGTTCAGGTCAAGGAGGCCATTCGGAAAATCGTCGAGAAGGAAGAGGCCGAAAAAACCCTGAGCGACGCCCGGCTGACCGAGCGGCTCGAGGAGCTCGGCTTCCACGTCGCGCGCCGCACCGTCGCCAAGTATCGCGACCAGATGGGCATGTCGTCCTCCAGCCAGCGCCGCAGGAAAAATCTTCAGGCCGGCGCGACCCGTTCAACCGCCCGGCCGACTCACGGCAACCGGTAG